A segment of the Candidatus Oleimmundimicrobium sp. genome:
GGAAAAGAAAAGGAATACATCAGCTAACACCGTGTATGAGGTTCGGTCATTCCCCGAATGACCTCTCCCATATCCCGTATTCTCGGGACATCTCATACACGGATACGTTATACGAAATTCTCTTTTGTGAAACAATAACATTAAGGAAAATTTTGCCACATTTTATTATTAATTTTTAAGGAGCAGAACTATGAAAAACTCAAACGAGCAGTCTCAAGGGCAGACTAAAAAGTGCCCTAAGTGCCAAGAGGATATTCAGCTTGGTGCAAAAAAGTGCAAGCATTGCGGAGCCGATTTAAGAAATTGGTTCGTTAAGCACAAAATAATTACCGGCATTTTAATTTTGTTTGTAATTGGCATTATCGGTAGTGCTATGGGAGGCAATAAAGAAACTTCCAACAATTCTAACGGCACTGCAAATTCAAATACTGTTCAAGAAAATAAAAAAGAGGAACCAGCTGAAACTCCTGAAGAAAAGCCAGCACCAGCTAAGGATGCAACCGTTCCAGCCGAGTATAAATCTGCCCTTAACAAGGCCACAACATATGCCAACACAATGCATATGTCAAAGCAAGGTGTTTATGATCAGCTTGTTTCAGAATATGGCGAAAAGTTTTCAACTGCCGCCGCACAGTATGCAATAGACAATATGAAAGCTGATTGGAATGCAAATGCTTTAGCTAAGGCAAAAACTTATCAGGATACTATGAATATGTCACCAGCTGCCATCCACGACCAACTGACTTCTGAATATGGTGAAAAATTCACGCAAGCTGAGGCAGATTACGCTATTCAACACCTTAATGACTAGTGTGTTGAATTAAGATAAAAAGTGCCAAAATTAAATTAGATTTTTTTCACAAAAGAGAACTCAAGGGGACGCTACGCTTTCGCTCCATTGCGTTCCGCTCACCCTCGCACAACACAGCGTATGCGGTTCGGGGCTCGGCTCGCCCCTCTCCCATATTTTTGCTCCCGTTGGTCGCAAAACATCGCATACGCTGGAACGTTAGGCGAAACTGCCAAATTTATACTTAGGAGATTTAATTATGGACAGGACTCAATATGGAACTATCGTA
Coding sequences within it:
- a CDS encoding Ltp family lipoprotein — translated: MKNSNEQSQGQTKKCPKCQEDIQLGAKKCKHCGADLRNWFVKHKIITGILILFVIGIIGSAMGGNKETSNNSNGTANSNTVQENKKEEPAETPEEKPAPAKDATVPAEYKSALNKATTYANTMHMSKQGVYDQLVSEYGEKFSTAAAQYAIDNMKADWNANALAKAKTYQDTMNMSPAAIHDQLTSEYGEKFTQAEADYAIQHLND